A single genomic interval of Nitrososphaerales archaeon harbors:
- a CDS encoding ABC transporter permease yields the protein MTEPTPHPSQSFRGTGRLVRRFLQSLRSLFREKMFVAGIIMVGAMVFIGVFAAWVSPYPAQGMGQTALTSCPSSAAGICPPSPEHWFGTEQTGRDIMSRVFFGIRTSITISVLVVLLATAIGLAVGLTAGYFGGLVDEGLMRVTDIFLSFPHLILALVIVAVLGPGFIDVLIALGLTWWPSFARLARAQALEIRSRPYVIVAKASGVGSRSIIGGHILPNAISPLLVLISVDLGAVVLAEAGLSFLGLGIRPPTADLGVMIAESANQITTAWWYALFPGIFLTILVIGFNLVGDSVRDMVDPRLRRHL from the coding sequence ATGACAGAGCCCACCCCTCACCCATCGCAGTCCTTCCGGGGGACAGGCAGATTGGTCAGGAGGTTCCTGCAGAGCCTCCGGTCACTCTTCCGTGAGAAGATGTTCGTGGCTGGGATTATCATGGTGGGCGCGATGGTCTTCATCGGCGTCTTCGCCGCCTGGGTATCGCCATACCCAGCCCAAGGGATGGGGCAGACCGCCCTAACATCTTGCCCCTCCTCTGCTGCGGGAATATGTCCCCCCTCCCCCGAGCACTGGTTCGGGACCGAGCAGACGGGCCGAGACATAATGAGCAGAGTATTCTTCGGCATTCGAACGTCAATAACGATATCCGTCCTTGTCGTCCTCCTGGCAACAGCGATAGGCCTCGCCGTGGGGCTCACTGCGGGCTACTTCGGGGGGCTGGTGGATGAGGGATTGATGCGAGTCACGGACATCTTCCTCTCGTTCCCTCACCTCATTCTTGCTCTCGTGATCGTGGCCGTCCTGGGCCCCGGATTCATCGACGTCCTGATTGCTCTCGGGTTGACCTGGTGGCCTTCATTTGCCCGGCTCGCCAGGGCACAAGCCTTGGAGATACGCAGTAGACCATACGTTATCGTCGCAAAGGCTAGTGGTGTTGGCAGCAGAAGCATAATCGGAGGGCATATTCTGCCGAACGCCATCTCGCCGCTACTTGTGCTGATATCTGTGGACCTTGGGGCGGTGGTCTTGGCCGAGGCAGGGCTTAGCTTCTTGGGACTGGGCATTAGGCCTCCCACCGCAGACTTGGGCGTGATGATAGCCGAATCCGCCAACCAGATCACCACGGCGTGGTGGTATGCCCTGTTCCCCGGCATTTTCCTTACCATTCTGGTCATCGGATTCAACCTCGTCGGCGACAGTGTCAGGGACATGGTTGACCCGAGGCTCAGGAGGCACCTCTGA
- a CDS encoding ABC transporter permease, producing the protein MNVGWYVTRRAALSFFVVIGTIVVTFYLSHLLPGNPAVLYAGSNPGPEEIQRITEQYGFNKPPLTQFWIYLSSIFRGDLGTSVVVRQPVASLVAQALPNSLVLAAMAATIAAIVGIPLGILAARSRNSKLDNFLRIFSMSAVALPQFWSGLILQLVFFSSLHLFPLGAYGGSLFFLSQHPIPRITGSYFVDALLSGNFAAEGQILWSLVLPLVTLSAYPIGVIIRQTRASMIGVLNQDYIRTARAYGLPRLEVETKFALKNALAPVLVSLGLIFAGSLIGVVFVEDIFVLQPGLGSLIRTGLGVGTTSTSISTPDVPLILGVAIVTCIVYVVTNFAVDMIQLVVDRRITV; encoded by the coding sequence TTGAACGTAGGCTGGTACGTGACTCGAAGGGCCGCACTCTCTTTCTTTGTGGTCATAGGCACAATCGTCGTTACCTTCTATCTGTCGCACCTGCTGCCCGGGAACCCAGCTGTCCTATACGCCGGAAGCAACCCCGGCCCTGAAGAGATCCAAAGAATAACCGAACAGTATGGTTTCAACAAGCCGCCGTTGACGCAATTCTGGATCTACCTGTCGAGCATATTCAGGGGAGACCTCGGAACCTCGGTCGTAGTGAGACAGCCTGTCGCCAGCCTGGTGGCACAGGCACTCCCAAACTCGCTCGTTCTCGCTGCGATGGCAGCCACGATAGCCGCAATCGTGGGAATCCCGCTAGGAATACTGGCAGCAAGAAGTCGCAACAGCAAGCTCGACAATTTTCTTCGAATCTTCTCCATGAGCGCCGTGGCGCTTCCCCAATTCTGGTCGGGACTGATACTGCAGCTGGTCTTCTTTTCAAGCTTGCACCTTTTTCCTCTAGGCGCGTATGGTGGCTCCCTCTTCTTCCTCTCTCAACACCCAATACCAAGGATAACCGGTTCCTACTTCGTCGACGCCCTTCTGTCGGGCAATTTTGCGGCGGAGGGACAGATCCTCTGGAGCCTCGTGCTGCCCCTCGTAACGCTTTCGGCCTACCCCATCGGTGTCATAATCAGACAAACGAGAGCGTCAATGATAGGTGTCTTGAACCAGGACTACATCCGGACGGCCAGAGCGTATGGCCTACCGAGACTGGAGGTTGAGACGAAATTCGCACTCAAGAATGCGCTTGCTCCTGTGCTCGTTTCCCTCGGCCTTATCTTCGCGGGTTCTCTGATAGGCGTGGTCTTTGTCGAAGACATCTTCGTGCTACAGCCTGGTCTTGGCTCCCTGATCAGGACCGGGCTCGGGGTGGGGACCACGTCTACCTCTATCAGTACGCCTGACGTTCCCCTGATACTTGGGGTGGCCATAGTCACGTGTATCGTGTACGTTGTGACTAACTTTGCCGTTGACATGATTCAGCTCGTGGTTGACAGGAGAATCACAGTCTGA
- a CDS encoding ABC transporter substrate-binding protein, with product MRTSYSCRRPGISRMIIVVAVVAIVLIAAGGYVLLAPSRGGTHPSTGKVLVAVRNSQTSDMDPRETPSIDIVQNVYNRLTVVLPNQTAVPDLATSWTSNANYTVWDFKLRQGVTFHDGAPFNSTAVVFSILDTVKLGQGDAPDTWAGLKSVTALDPYTVRITWDFPAQLPAIVGAGYSAFIFSPNIWTYSGVSPGNDSGLATWFSTYHDDGSGPYVIQTNQSAFATGITLQAYSKYWGGWQPNQFKSVFIKWVTQTGTAVQYLLSGQVNMTGLNGQFQYLPQLKSAGINVIPSKSFAAIWMLFNTRHPLLNNPVVRRALLTAVNYNQVLNQSFYGYGLLFGGGINPGKFAYSSSTPTFPAKGDIAQAKKLLASIGITGGLNASWVITYSTGSPFLGVAAQVLQTNWAPLGVTLSIQGTDWGSLSQKAGYYNSTTRTVFAPGSLSYANTTGAQDILLLNWVGTTNDPWLVMNELFAIQPPPYQHDILYNWCYWTNATFTDLLQKAHVDEAINPPLAQQEYNALNVMLYQAAPGWPLFAEQTVIALGPHTMGYQANPNYGFAYPFWYQMYYG from the coding sequence ATGCGAACTTCCTACTCTTGTCGCAGACCGGGAATCTCAAGAATGATTATCGTAGTTGCGGTTGTGGCCATCGTCCTGATAGCAGCGGGTGGCTACGTCCTCTTGGCTCCTTCCCGCGGCGGTACGCATCCAAGCACGGGAAAGGTGCTGGTCGCCGTAAGGAACTCCCAGACGAGTGACATGGATCCGAGGGAGACTCCGAGCATAGACATAGTGCAGAACGTCTACAACAGGCTGACGGTTGTGCTGCCGAACCAGACCGCCGTTCCCGATCTCGCGACGAGCTGGACCTCCAATGCCAACTACACGGTCTGGGACTTCAAGCTCAGACAGGGCGTTACTTTCCACGATGGGGCCCCGTTCAACTCCACGGCGGTCGTCTTCTCCATACTCGACACCGTCAAGCTGGGACAGGGAGACGCCCCCGACACGTGGGCGGGCCTGAAGAGCGTAACTGCACTCGACCCCTATACTGTGAGAATCACGTGGGACTTCCCCGCGCAACTGCCTGCTATCGTCGGAGCCGGTTACTCGGCGTTTATCTTCAGCCCGAATATCTGGACTTATTCTGGAGTATCTCCTGGGAACGACTCGGGACTCGCCACGTGGTTCTCTACGTACCACGATGATGGAAGTGGGCCTTACGTGATTCAGACCAATCAGTCTGCTTTCGCGACGGGCATAACCCTTCAGGCGTACTCCAAGTACTGGGGAGGCTGGCAACCGAACCAATTCAAGAGTGTGTTCATCAAGTGGGTTACGCAAACGGGCACGGCTGTCCAGTATCTCCTGTCGGGCCAAGTGAACATGACCGGCCTTAACGGCCAATTCCAGTATCTCCCCCAGCTAAAGTCTGCGGGCATCAACGTGATTCCCTCGAAGTCTTTCGCTGCAATTTGGATGCTATTCAATACGCGTCATCCTCTATTGAACAACCCTGTGGTTAGGAGGGCGCTTCTTACTGCTGTCAACTACAACCAGGTCTTGAACCAGTCATTCTATGGTTACGGGCTGCTCTTTGGAGGTGGGATAAATCCCGGAAAGTTTGCCTACAGCAGTTCGACACCCACGTTTCCTGCCAAGGGAGACATTGCGCAGGCAAAGAAGCTCCTTGCCTCGATAGGCATAACCGGAGGCCTGAACGCGTCTTGGGTGATAACGTACTCCACGGGCAGTCCCTTCCTGGGCGTTGCTGCGCAGGTACTTCAGACGAACTGGGCTCCTTTGGGGGTGACGCTGAGCATTCAGGGGACTGACTGGGGTTCGCTATCTCAGAAAGCAGGCTACTACAACTCCACGACGCGGACAGTCTTCGCCCCAGGTTCGCTGAGTTACGCCAATACGACGGGCGCACAGGATATTCTTCTGCTGAACTGGGTGGGCACGACAAATGACCCGTGGCTTGTAATGAACGAGCTCTTCGCCATTCAGCCTCCTCCCTACCAGCATGACATTCTCTACAATTGGTGCTACTGGACCAATGCAACATTCACGGACCTGCTACAGAAGGCGCACGTGGACGAGGCGATCAACCCGCCACTTGCACAGCAAGAGTACAACGCCCTGAACGTGATGTTGTACCAGGCCGCGCCGGGCTGGCCCCTCTTCGCAGAGCAGACCGTCATCGCCCTTGGACCTCACACGATGGGCTACCAGGCCAACCCGAACTATGGGTTCGCCTACCCGTTCTGGTACCAAATGTACTACGGTTGA
- a CDS encoding alkaline phosphatase family protein, which translates to MIKAILSSVFVIALLLSSVFAASSTTLVITNTANVVGFAPSSHKFDYVVVILLENIPLRAVVNGTSTPFMQAFAKNYSLAMQYTAIAHPSLPNYLAMFSGQQFNPWSAADCGPTGDTGSCTAKNATNLVDRLEAARLTWKAYVEDYPAKGTGKLYSSGGCYLGEEQPTNYLARHVPFLYFNDIIDNPSRCARIVEANSIVGTSQETDDVLLKDLGSVATASNFMWLTPNVLDDMHDSNMTFGDKYLSNIVPAILSSNVFNTQKAALFIVFDEGNVQYPSDWVYAVWAGPVAKRGYQSFTHYTHYSFLSTIEQNWGLHPFTSNDVNAPSMMEFFGS; encoded by the coding sequence TTGATAAAGGCGATTCTCTCTTCAGTTTTTGTCATCGCGCTACTTCTCAGCAGCGTCTTCGCTGCTTCGTCGACAACTTTGGTGATAACGAATACCGCAAACGTCGTGGGGTTCGCTCCGAGTTCGCACAAGTTTGACTATGTTGTGGTGATTCTCCTAGAGAACATACCACTTCGTGCCGTCGTCAATGGCACATCGACTCCTTTCATGCAAGCGTTCGCAAAGAACTACTCTCTGGCCATGCAATACACAGCGATCGCCCATCCGAGCCTTCCCAACTATCTCGCTATGTTCTCTGGACAGCAGTTCAATCCGTGGAGCGCCGCGGACTGCGGGCCGACCGGCGACACGGGCTCCTGCACCGCAAAGAATGCGACTAATCTTGTTGACAGACTCGAAGCAGCACGTCTGACATGGAAGGCTTACGTCGAGGACTACCCTGCCAAGGGCACAGGGAAGCTGTACTCCTCCGGAGGGTGCTACCTGGGCGAGGAGCAACCGACGAACTATCTAGCCAGACACGTCCCGTTCCTCTATTTCAACGACATCATAGACAATCCTTCACGTTGCGCACGCATCGTCGAGGCCAACTCTATTGTGGGCACGTCGCAAGAGACTGACGACGTACTTTTGAAGGACCTGGGGTCGGTTGCTACGGCTTCGAACTTCATGTGGCTAACTCCGAATGTCCTGGACGATATGCATGATTCGAACATGACTTTCGGCGACAAGTACCTTTCCAACATCGTTCCGGCGATCCTGAGTAGCAATGTCTTCAATACCCAGAAGGCCGCTCTATTCATCGTCTTCGACGAAGGGAATGTTCAGTACCCATCGGACTGGGTCTATGCTGTTTGGGCGGGTCCGGTGGCCAAGAGAGGATACCAGTCTTTCACTCACTACACCCACTATTCGTTCTTGAGCACAATCGAACAGAACTGGGGCCTCCATCCATTCACTTCCAATGACGTCAACGCTCCGAGCATGATGGAGTTCTTCGGTTCCTAG
- a CDS encoding iron-sulfur cluster assembly accessory protein has protein sequence MQKLQPLVNITPVAAEKLNQVLESEKAADSYLKIEVYEGAGCACSGGYRYSLSLEKQPGPADVVEEVGALKVMVEKTNETLIRGSKIDYFESLQRSGFKIENPNVHAEACGCGGH, from the coding sequence ATGCAAAAGTTGCAACCACTCGTGAACATAACCCCCGTTGCAGCCGAGAAGCTGAACCAGGTGCTCGAGTCGGAGAAGGCGGCTGACTCTTACCTGAAGATTGAGGTCTACGAGGGCGCTGGTTGCGCTTGCAGTGGAGGATACAGGTACTCGCTCAGCCTTGAGAAGCAGCCAGGACCGGCGGACGTGGTTGAAGAGGTGGGCGCTCTGAAGGTCATGGTCGAGAAGACCAACGAGACCCTGATTAGAGGATCGAAGATAGACTACTTCGAGAGCCTGCAGAGGTCTGGGTTCAAAATCGAGAACCCGAACGTGCACGCCGAGGCCTGTGGCTGCGGCGGCCACTGA
- a CDS encoding amino acid permease — protein sequence MAKSEQTQTAPPKVFVRESTGLVKNVSFFDSIAMNMSNMSVGALLGVIGIAGLVPMFFSGADMAGVNLVLLSVIAFVVSFPQIAVYTIMTRRLPRTGGDYVWVSRVFGGAAGSIFSFMGYTMETTAYLALIVLSTVFAVGSVGLFFTFDPTLLGLAVPSNVPGALPVGQFLVGALIFAALIGINIVKPKGGYRLVSILTIFGFFALILAMAVLLGAGTTGVQNFINNGYMAINGTKTFSVISSQYPGGSFSFGNTLFLLPLMAAFVYPWLNASPAVASEIKGKSALRWNVPISSILVFVFLTSSIGVMYYVAGQAFTNAAYANPTLVFNYSFNFWTLAMGVSNNNIVAGLIGLGWILSNVSVLAYGVIVISRYLLAQSFDRFLPSRISNVSPRFGSPVTALGISLILTVILVALAAFYYAGTASLFGAILASMVYFMFVGLAAAVWGVRKEKGGIKAILVAAGIINFFVFGFLSYQFLANPGVWSLNSLTFTFIGLSVVSGAVIYFASKAYNKRRGVDISLAYKEVPPE from the coding sequence TTGGCGAAGTCTGAGCAGACCCAGACAGCACCCCCGAAGGTCTTCGTGAGGGAGAGCACTGGGCTCGTCAAGAACGTATCCTTCTTCGACAGCATCGCAATGAACATGAGCAACATGTCGGTGGGCGCCCTCCTCGGCGTCATCGGCATCGCCGGCTTGGTCCCCATGTTCTTCTCTGGCGCTGACATGGCAGGCGTGAACCTCGTCCTCCTCTCGGTAATCGCGTTCGTTGTCTCCTTCCCCCAGATTGCTGTCTATACGATAATGACGCGGAGACTTCCTCGAACCGGCGGCGACTATGTGTGGGTCTCGAGGGTGTTCGGAGGCGCTGCGGGTAGCATCTTTTCCTTCATGGGTTACACGATGGAGACGACAGCGTATCTAGCGCTCATCGTCCTCTCAACAGTCTTCGCGGTAGGTTCTGTTGGCCTCTTCTTCACGTTCGACCCGACGCTCCTTGGCCTTGCAGTCCCGAGCAACGTGCCTGGCGCGCTGCCCGTTGGCCAGTTCCTGGTGGGGGCCCTGATCTTCGCTGCGTTGATAGGGATCAACATCGTGAAGCCGAAGGGCGGGTACAGGCTAGTCTCCATTCTCACGATTTTCGGGTTCTTCGCTCTCATCCTTGCCATGGCGGTCCTTCTGGGCGCAGGCACGACGGGCGTCCAGAACTTCATCAACAACGGGTACATGGCGATAAACGGGACGAAGACCTTCAGTGTCATCTCGAGCCAGTATCCGGGAGGCTCCTTCAGCTTCGGCAACACGCTCTTCCTGCTCCCCCTGATGGCAGCTTTCGTCTACCCGTGGCTCAATGCCTCTCCTGCTGTCGCGAGCGAGATCAAAGGTAAGTCAGCGCTCAGGTGGAACGTCCCGATCTCCTCCATACTCGTCTTCGTCTTCTTGACAAGTTCCATCGGAGTGATGTACTACGTGGCGGGACAGGCGTTCACCAACGCGGCCTACGCCAACCCTACGCTCGTCTTCAACTACTCCTTCAACTTCTGGACGCTCGCGATGGGTGTCTCCAACAACAACATCGTCGCCGGCCTGATAGGGCTCGGGTGGATACTCTCGAACGTCAGCGTCCTCGCCTACGGAGTGATAGTGATATCGAGGTACCTGCTCGCTCAGTCCTTCGACAGATTCCTCCCCTCAAGAATTTCGAACGTGAGCCCGAGGTTCGGGTCGCCTGTCACAGCGTTGGGAATCTCTCTCATCCTGACAGTCATCCTGGTGGCTCTGGCCGCGTTCTACTACGCCGGTACTGCGAGCCTCTTCGGAGCGATACTGGCCTCCATGGTCTACTTCATGTTCGTCGGCCTCGCGGCCGCCGTTTGGGGCGTCAGGAAGGAGAAGGGCGGAATCAAGGCGATACTCGTTGCAGCCGGAATCATCAACTTCTTCGTGTTCGGGTTCCTCTCGTACCAGTTCCTCGCCAACCCCGGTGTCTGGTCGCTGAACAGCCTGACGTTCACGTTCATCGGGCTCTCGGTTGTGTCGGGAGCCGTGATCTACTTCGCCTCGAAGGCCTACAACAAGCGCAGGGGAGTAGACATATCCCTGGCGTACAAAGAAGTGCCGCCAGAGTAG
- a CDS encoding Rieske 2Fe-2S domain-containing protein → MSSPLQIDPIVFNDWHVVAHSSSLREREISKARVLGEDLVLWRTGGKAKVWKDLCVHRGSKLSLGWFNEGMLTCSYHGWTYNSEGQCVRFPAHPVQKPPPTAHVKTYSSHEKYG, encoded by the coding sequence ATGAGCTCTCCGCTACAGATAGACCCGATCGTCTTCAACGACTGGCACGTCGTCGCGCACTCCTCCTCCCTGCGGGAGAGAGAAATCTCGAAGGCGAGGGTTCTCGGGGAGGACCTCGTACTATGGCGCACGGGAGGGAAGGCCAAAGTCTGGAAGGACCTGTGCGTCCACAGAGGTTCCAAGCTTTCACTTGGCTGGTTCAACGAAGGGATGCTCACATGTTCCTATCACGGCTGGACCTACAACTCGGAAGGGCAATGCGTCCGTTTCCCAGCCCACCCCGTACAGAAACCACCGCCTACAGCCCATGTCAAGACGTACAGTTCCCACGAGAAGTACGGGTAG
- a CDS encoding molybdopterin-dependent oxidoreductase codes for MQNTRKRAWSLFYAGFVAGLAALAFNFFLRIESLAPFPPESAIAAFISVVPASIEEPMVQHFGELAGELGLGVATVIAAAVYGVLFVLFDRYVAPRLKSLPLSSFEVLLSLSLMPWVLFGIVLFPLTGGSLFGSSVASATASSIWTYPLTLLLVQGVFALVLAPRFKAEFRAPSPMAAGPAPVFGKTRREFIEKGTIGFLAVIAGLLGLSNLGSIFSSQIQPSGGSLPIDLQNSPAIFSDPRLKLLVDSEVTPNDSFYRVAIDIIDPAVDVAGWSLAVDGLVNAPKKYGLQDIQALPVSSRYTTLECVSNQINGALISNANWKGVKLSDLFADAGSVKAGAQYVVFYSVDGYSVGIPLERAMLPDSIIAYGMNDQPLPVKHGYPLRGVIPGLYGMMSAKWVNRISILGSDYLGYWQTRGWTNDAEVNTVAFIVIPETGSQVSVSNGGGSILLAGYAFAGDRGISKVELSFDDGKTWQQAQLKKPLSNLTWALWAYEWSPPTKGEAFIYVRATDGNGQPQTSDVSDTFPNGATGYAFVTINVAD; via the coding sequence TTGCAGAATACTCGGAAGAGGGCCTGGTCGCTGTTCTACGCAGGCTTCGTCGCTGGGTTGGCCGCCCTGGCTTTCAATTTCTTCCTCAGGATCGAGAGCCTCGCCCCCTTCCCTCCCGAGTCGGCCATTGCCGCGTTCATCAGCGTTGTTCCAGCCTCGATTGAAGAGCCCATGGTCCAGCACTTCGGAGAGCTGGCAGGGGAGCTTGGCCTCGGTGTCGCAACCGTCATCGCGGCGGCTGTCTACGGGGTCCTGTTCGTACTGTTCGATAGATATGTGGCACCTAGGTTGAAGTCGCTGCCGCTGTCGTCCTTCGAGGTTCTCCTCTCCCTGTCGCTCATGCCGTGGGTCCTATTCGGGATCGTGCTCTTCCCACTGACCGGTGGCTCCCTCTTCGGCAGTTCCGTCGCCTCCGCAACCGCGTCGAGCATCTGGACCTATCCGCTGACTCTTCTGCTCGTCCAAGGGGTCTTTGCCCTCGTACTCGCGCCGAGGTTCAAAGCGGAATTCCGCGCCCCATCTCCCATGGCCGCCGGTCCTGCTCCCGTCTTCGGCAAAACGAGAAGGGAGTTCATTGAGAAGGGAACGATAGGTTTCCTCGCGGTCATTGCTGGTTTGCTCGGCCTGTCGAACCTCGGGTCCATCTTCTCGAGTCAGATTCAGCCTTCGGGCGGCAGCCTTCCTATAGACCTCCAGAACTCTCCCGCGATATTCAGCGACCCGCGACTGAAGCTGTTGGTCGACTCGGAGGTAACGCCCAACGACAGCTTCTACAGGGTCGCCATTGACATCATAGACCCAGCCGTCGACGTCGCAGGCTGGTCGCTGGCTGTCGACGGGCTCGTCAACGCTCCCAAGAAGTACGGCCTGCAGGACATCCAGGCGTTGCCTGTGTCAAGTCGGTACACCACTCTGGAGTGCGTCAGCAACCAGATCAACGGGGCCCTGATCAGCAACGCGAACTGGAAGGGGGTGAAGCTCTCGGACCTCTTCGCGGATGCAGGCAGCGTGAAGGCAGGCGCGCAGTACGTCGTGTTCTATTCAGTCGACGGATACAGCGTGGGGATACCGCTAGAGAGGGCGATGTTGCCCGACAGCATCATCGCATACGGGATGAACGACCAGCCTCTGCCCGTGAAGCACGGCTACCCCCTGCGTGGCGTCATCCCCGGCCTATACGGCATGATGAGCGCGAAGTGGGTCAATCGGATATCCATCCTGGGCTCTGACTACCTTGGCTACTGGCAGACGCGCGGGTGGACGAACGACGCGGAGGTGAACACGGTCGCCTTCATAGTGATACCCGAGACAGGGAGCCAAGTGAGCGTATCCAATGGCGGAGGCTCGATACTCCTGGCAGGTTACGCGTTCGCGGGCGACAGGGGCATTTCTAAGGTCGAGTTGAGCTTCGACGACGGCAAGACGTGGCAGCAGGCCCAACTGAAGAAACCCCTGTCGAACCTGACGTGGGCGCTCTGGGCTTACGAGTGGAGCCCCCCGACCAAGGGCGAGGCCTTCATCTACGTGCGCGCCACCGACGGGAACGGACAGCCCCAGACCTCGGACGTCTCCGACACCTTCCCCAACGGCGCGACCGGCTACGCTTTCGTGACAATCAACGTCGCCGACTGA
- a CDS encoding nitroreductase family protein: MEFEKAVLRRRMVRHFTGGPVSAKTVGRILQLAQHAPSAGFSQGSAYVVVTRPEMKRNVAEIQGEKEYAAGGFHKWISEAPLDIVACVSEKLYHDRYNEPDKLDNGKEIEWPTPYWFFDIGAGCMIILLAAMDAGLAAAFTGVPNPKAMRDLLGIPPHFHPVGVISIGHPAKDKRSPSLKRGRRPVGDVVHYERW; the protein is encoded by the coding sequence TTGGAGTTCGAGAAGGCTGTCCTCCGCCGCCGGATGGTCAGGCACTTCACTGGTGGACCGGTCTCCGCTAAGACCGTCGGCCGCATCCTGCAGCTGGCCCAGCACGCACCGAGCGCCGGCTTCAGCCAAGGGAGCGCTTACGTCGTTGTGACTAGGCCCGAGATGAAGAGGAACGTAGCCGAGATTCAAGGCGAGAAGGAGTACGCGGCCGGCGGCTTCCACAAGTGGATTTCAGAGGCGCCTCTCGACATAGTTGCGTGTGTGAGCGAGAAGCTCTATCATGACAGGTACAACGAGCCCGACAAGCTCGACAACGGGAAGGAGATTGAGTGGCCCACCCCCTACTGGTTCTTCGACATAGGCGCTGGATGCATGATCATACTCCTCGCGGCCATGGACGCTGGCTTGGCGGCCGCCTTTACGGGTGTGCCGAACCCGAAGGCGATGCGGGACCTGCTGGGAATCCCCCCACACTTCCATCCCGTCGGCGTCATCTCGATAGGCCATCCTGCGAAGGACAAGCGCTCACCGTCGCTCAAGCGGGGAAGGCGACCTGTCGGAGACGTTGTCCACTACGAGAGATGGTAA
- a CDS encoding type II toxin-antitoxin system death-on-curing family toxin — translation MRRKKIRHPDFATLVMINKEVVSLTGELHEHTEYDDERLRDLVREVASVANDVDFEEAVIQEASLLVYRIASGQHFHEGNKRTALVAGAAFLKMNGYTIALTDEELVRVADKAGVAGATLNEVHDVMKRLVKNVTERT, via the coding sequence TTGCGGAGAAAGAAGATTCGGCACCCAGACTTCGCCACGCTCGTCATGATAAACAAGGAGGTTGTTTCACTGACAGGAGAACTCCATGAGCACACTGAGTACGATGATGAGAGGCTGAGGGATTTGGTGAGGGAAGTAGCGTCCGTGGCGAACGACGTTGATTTCGAGGAGGCGGTGATTCAGGAGGCATCCCTGTTGGTCTACCGGATTGCCAGCGGGCAGCACTTCCACGAGGGCAACAAGAGGACCGCCCTGGTGGCTGGGGCTGCGTTCCTCAAGATGAATGGCTATACCATCGCCCTAACAGACGAAGAGCTTGTTCGGGTCGCTGACAAGGCAGGAGTTGCAGGAGCAACCTTAAATGAAGTTCACGACGTGATGAAGAGACTGGTCAAGAATGTCACAGAGCGAACGTAG
- a CDS encoding prenyltransferase translates to MGTLGTWYSILNGTYNPKTQPVQGLDALSRWLVATRSVVFVMTVNSVIIGTLLAVTAVGVTSVLLPYFILLALGLTFAHATSNLFNDYWDAKHGIDTTEGYFRPAYLPHPSISGMMSQKGLFSLGLVHLVAMVAIASYFVVVRGPLVILFAGLGVVSLTLYAGGPKPLKRIGLGEPAVFLVWGPLMVGGSYYVLTGALPAWIIIASIPYAVSVTTVLFGKHIDKIDYDAKIGVKTLPVILGEKTTKSVLKALIVIAYAAVVGLVLIRLLPVWSLLSLLALPKANQLFRNLSEPKPNEPPAGYVMWPIWYLGFVFAHNRRFGTLFVFGLLLGVLFPYYLPLA, encoded by the coding sequence ATGGGCACCCTCGGGACCTGGTACTCGATTCTGAACGGGACCTACAACCCGAAGACCCAGCCCGTCCAAGGCCTTGACGCTCTCAGCCGCTGGCTAGTCGCCACCAGGTCGGTCGTCTTCGTCATGACTGTCAACTCTGTGATAATTGGGACCCTGCTTGCTGTCACCGCCGTGGGCGTGACGTCCGTTCTGCTTCCATACTTCATACTTCTTGCGCTCGGCCTGACCTTTGCGCACGCCACCAGCAACCTGTTCAACGACTACTGGGACGCAAAGCACGGCATTGACACCACCGAGGGCTACTTCAGACCCGCCTATCTCCCGCACCCATCCATCTCCGGCATGATGAGCCAGAAGGGCCTCTTCTCCCTCGGCCTGGTCCACCTTGTCGCCATGGTTGCCATCGCATCATACTTTGTCGTGGTCAGGGGCCCACTCGTCATCCTCTTCGCTGGTCTCGGCGTGGTATCCCTGACGCTCTATGCGGGAGGCCCGAAGCCGCTCAAGCGCATCGGCCTCGGCGAGCCGGCCGTCTTCCTTGTCTGGGGGCCGCTGATGGTCGGCGGAAGCTACTACGTCCTCACTGGCGCGCTGCCCGCCTGGATCATCATAGCCTCCATACCATACGCCGTCTCCGTCACCACTGTGCTGTTCGGAAAGCACATCGACAAGATAGACTACGACGCCAAAATCGGAGTGAAGACTCTCCCGGTGATCCTTGGCGAGAAGACCACGAAAAGCGTCCTGAAGGCGCTAATTGTCATCGCCTACGCGGCAGTGGTCGGACTGGTGCTCATCAGGCTACTGCCCGTCTGGTCGCTTCTCAGCCTCCTCGCACTGCCGAAGGCCAATCAGCTCTTCCGCAATCTCTCCGAGCCGAAGCCCAATGAGCCTCCGGCGGGGTACGTCATGTGGCCCATCTGGTACCTTGGTTTCGTCTTCGCGCACAACAGGCGGTTCGGGACGCTCTTCGTCTTTGGGCTGCTGCTTGGCGTTCTCTTCCCCTACTACCTGCCGCTGGCCTAG